The following are from one region of the Gossypium hirsutum isolate 1008001.06 chromosome D03, Gossypium_hirsutum_v2.1, whole genome shotgun sequence genome:
- the LOC107929286 gene encoding protein unc-13 homolog isoform X2: MCITGRRIKMEQDSLLQRYRRDRRKLLEFLLSSGLIKEVRTPSGSTPLSDADFDKLSADYILHCIKSGGIVDVSEASKKYYAESAHPIMIHSKLGDSYFLTSDPDIAGSPPRRVPPSTSVSSNNHASSSSSKLDSFDMKSVETHGDDYGLKQKVEAAVARASFTDSGIPSLGLPTLKTGLSDDDLRESAYELLLASMFFSGVELFPVEDRKKEKNSKFLSRLKSKREKPHSRPQLSERHSELVDTIRAQMQISEAMDACIRRNMVQLTARRTCGQIDLPQISLELLIGIFRSDFPNEKSYIQWKSRQVNILEELLYFSAELPETERVIIKTCLAKIRDTKEWDVAMSPAQRVEIISSIRQVASKAFFQQGKFGLQNETYYWQAAYHLNIRLYEKLLNGVFDILDEGQLIEEADAILSLIKLTWSTLGITDKLHDALYGWALVQQFVDTAEGTLLEHAGLQLQRVVSAKEDDCNEGQYMNSITCLKERNGSQKKLNLVQSIFLSIGTWCDSKLQDYHLHFSEKPVHFKKVVALASTIGLLSSADCADKVIVNASREKVKSYVERSVEAAIGRVAVTVLESKERTHRLALLANQLRLIADRELKIFFPVLRQWSPESMMISVQKLHQFYGEILIPFLKGVSSLSEDARSVLPAAYALDNELGQIYTSALEEQKVQHSPRPYLDHYQIEKVSGPLIIDWVIGQHTHILEWTRRALDLEDWEPLSFHQRQAASIVEVFRILEETVDQLFGMNLPLDITHLQALLSIVFHSLDAYLQRVLNQLVEKNHLYPSAPPLTRYTETAIPLIKKRLNEYKVLDDIMLDRLNELTIPKLCIRLNTLQYIQKQVGVLEDDIRNSWAAVRPSLNQTQAEEEPVEILESDSLTHNETVDELFGTTFNIIRDTAKDIGQKTCDLIGTRVVFWDLRDAFLFHLYRGNVESTRLENFLPDFDTVLDNVCGVIDDAVRDVVVISIYKASLEGFVWVLLDGGPCRAFSDSDIILMEEDLLTLKEFFIADGEGLPESLVEQEAKFAERILHMFSLQTETVIQMLMTASELISMGLDSNKQGHTNLGDAHTLMRVLCHKKDREASKFLKVQYQLPMSSDYDDTPLGDSTSRLPRMSDVLKRSTSIRWNKKRQSSFKSMKKKIQGATNEIRNVGR; this comes from the exons ATGTGTATAACCGGACGACGGATAAAAATGGAGCAGGATTCTCTGCTACAACGTTACCGTCGCGATCGCCGGAAGCTCTTGGAGTTTTTGTTATCTTCCGGTTTGATAAAGGAAGTACGGACGCCGTCCGGCTCCACTCCTCTCTCCGACGCCGACTTCGACAAACTCAGTGCCGATTACATCCTCCACTGTATTAAATCTG GTGGAATCGTTGATGTTTCTGAAGCTTCTAAGAAGTACTATGCAGAATCTGCTCATCCAATAATG ATTCATTCTAAATTAGGAGATTCGTATTTTCTTACTTCTGATCCAGATATAGCTGGATCTCCTCCTCGGCGGGTGCCTCCTTCAACTAGTGTTAGCAGTAATAACCATGCTTCATCTTCATCCAGTAAGCTGGATTCTTTCGACATGAAGAGTGTTGAAACTCATGGGGATGACTATGGTTTGAAACAGAAAGTAGAAGCAGCTGTAGCTAGGGCTTCTTTCACGGATTCTGGAATACCTTCTCTTGGGTTACCTACCCTCAAAACAG GATTGTCTGATGATGACTTGCGGGAATCAGCCTACGAGTTATTGCTTGCATCTATGTTTTTTTCTGG GGTCGAATTGTTTCCGGTTGAGGataggaagaaagaaaagaattcaaaatttttgTCTAGATTAAAGAGTAAAAGGGAAAAACCACATTCACGACCTCAGCTGTCAGAAAGACATTCAGAACTTGTTGATACTATTCGTGCACAAATGCAG ATTTCAGAAGCAATGGATGCATGTATTCGGCGAAATATGGTACAACTTACTGCAAGAAGAACATGTGGGCAAATTGATCTGCCTCAAATCTCATTAGAGCTACTCATTGGCATTTTCAGATCTGATTTTCCTAATGAAAAATCTTATATACAATGGAAGAGTAGACAG GTGAATATACTAGAAGAACTTCTATATTTTTCAGCTGAACTTCCAGAAACAGAACGTGTAATCATTAAAACTTGTCTTGCAAAGATTAGAGATACAAAG GAATGGGATGTTGCAATGTCTCCTGCTCAACGAGTTGAGATTATATCATCTATTAGACAGGTGGCATCAAAAGCGTTCTTCCAGCAGGGGAAGTTTGGTCTGCAAAATGAAACCTATTACTGGCAAGCTGCTTATCATTTGAACATTAGACTTTATGAGAAATTATTGAATGGTGTTTTTGACATTCTTGATGAAGGCCAACTCATAGAG GAAGCAGATGCAATACTGTCACTTATAAAACTGACTTGGTCCACTTTAGGCATCACTGATAAATTGCATGATGCTCTATATGGGTGGGCTCTTGTTCAACAG TTTGTTGACACTGCTGAAGGCACTTTGTTGGAGCATGCTGGTCTTCAGTTGCAGAGAGTTGTATCTGCTAAAGAAGATGACTGTAATGAAGGGCAATATATGAATAGTATAACATGCTTAAAGGAAAGAAATGGCAGTCAAAAAAAGCTAAATCTGGTGCAGTCCATTTTCCTGTCCATAGGCACTTGGTGTGACAGTAAACTACAAGACTATCATCTACATTTTAGTGAG aAACCTGTTCACTTCAAAAAAGTGGTGGCTTTGGCTTCGACTATAGGATTGCTCAGTTCTGCTGATTGTGCTGATAAG GTAATTGTCAATGCTTCTCGTGAGAAAGTTAAAAGTTATGTAGAGAGGTCTGTTGAAGCTGCGATCGGGAGG GTGGCAGTTACTGTTCTTGAATCTAAAGAAAGGACACATCGGTTGGCTCTACTTGCAAACCAACTAAGACTGATTGCTGACAGggagttaaaaatatttttcccagtaTTGCGTCAGTGGTCTCCTGAATCTATGATGATTTCAGTGCAGAAACTACACCAATTTTATGGGGAAATACTG ATTCCATTCCTAAAGGGAGTCTCATCTTTATCTGAAGATGCTAGATCAGTGCTTCCTGCTGCCTATGCCCTGGACAACGAACTTGGCCAAATTTATACTTCTGCTCTTGAGGAACAGAAAGTGCAGCACTCTCCTAGACCATATTTGGACCATTACCAG ATTGAAAAAGTCTCAGGGCCATTAATTATTGATTGGGTGATTGGTCAGCATACTCACATATTGGAATGGACAAGAAGAGCATTGGACCTTGAG GATTGGGAGCCGTTGTCATTTCATCAAAGGCAGGCAGCATCAATAGTTGAAGTTTTTAGGATATTGGAGGAG ACAGTGGATCAACTCTTTGGAATGAATCTCCCTCTGGACATTACTCATCTGCAAGCCCTTCTATCTATAGTTTTCCACAGTTTGGATGCATATCTGCAGAGAGTTCTCAATCAGTTAG TTGAGAAGAATCATCTCTACCCATCGGCCCCTCCATTGACTCGTTACACTGAGACAGCTATTCCACTAATTAAGAAGAGGTTGAATGAATACAAAGTCTTAGATGACATCATGCTTGATAGATTGAATGAATTGACAATACCCAAACTCTGCATCCGGCTGAACACCCTTCAG TATATTCAGAAACAGGTTGGCGTACTTGAAGATGACATTCGAAACTCTTGGGCAGCTGTAAGGCCATCCCTTAACCAAACACAGG CTGAAGAAGAGCCTGTGGAGATTTTGGAGAGTGACTCACTAACACATAACGAAACAGTAGATGAACTCTTTGGTACGACCTTTAACATCATCAGGGATACTGCTAAAGATATTGGCCAAAAAACTTGTGACCTGATTG GAACAAGAGTTGTGTTTTGGGATCTTAGAGATGCATTCCTGTTTCATTTATATCGCGGCAATGTTGAAAGCACTCGTTTGGAGAATTTTCTTCCCGATTTCGACACG GTTCTGGACAATGTATGTGGCGTGATAGATGATGCTGTTAGAGATGTTGTAGTTATAAGTATTTATAAGGCTTCATTG GAAGGCTTTGTTTGGGTATTACTTGATGGAGGTCCTTGCCGTGCCTTCTCTGATTCGGATATCATCCTTATGGAAGAAGACCTTTTGACACTAAAG GAATTTTTCATTGCCGATGGAGAAGGCCTTCCAGAGTCTTTAGTTGAGCAGGAAGCAAAATTTGCTGAACGCATTCTTCACATGTTTTCTCTTCAG ACCGAAACTGTTATTCAAATGCTAATGACTGCAAGTGAGCTCATTTCAATGGGATTAGATTCAAACAAACAAGGCCATACAAACTTGGGGGATGCTCACACTTTAATGCGAGTATTATGCCACAAGAAAGATAGGGAGGCATCAAAGTTCTTAAAAGTGCAATATCAGCTACCCATGTCTTCAG ATTATGACGATACTCCCTTAGGGGATTCGACCTCAAGATTGCCTCGTATGTCAGATGTTCTTAAGCGAAGCACCTCAATTCGCTGGAACAAGAAACGACAAAGTAGTTTTAAATCgatgaagaagaaaattcaaGGAGCAACAAACGAAATCAGAAATGTTGGAAGGTAA
- the LOC107929286 gene encoding protein unc-13 homolog isoform X1, translating into MCITGRRIKMEQDSLLQRYRRDRRKLLEFLLSSGLIKEVRTPSGSTPLSDADFDKLSADYILHCIKSGGIVDVSEASKKYYAESAHPIMIHSKLGDSYFLTSDPDIAGSPPRRVPPSTSVSSNNHASSSSSKLDSFDMKSVETHGDDYGLKQKVEAAVARASFTDSGIPSLGLPTLKTGLSDDDLRESAYELLLASMFFSGVELFPVEDRKKEKNSKFLSRLKSKREKPHSRPQLSERHSELVDTIRAQMQISEAMDACIRRNMVQLTARRTCGQIDLPQISLELLIGIFRSDFPNEKSYIQWKSRQVNILEELLYFSAELPETERVIIKTCLAKIRDTKEWDVAMSPAQRVEIISSIRQVASKAFFQQGKFGLQNETYYWQAAYHLNIRLYEKLLNGVFDILDEGQLIEEADAILSLIKLTWSTLGITDKLHDALYGWALVQQFVDTAEGTLLEHAGLQLQRVVSAKEDDCNEGQYMNSITCLKERNGSQKKLNLVQSIFLSIGTWCDSKLQDYHLHFSEKPVHFKKVVALASTIGLLSSADCADKVIVNASREKVKSYVERSVEAAIGRVAVTVLESKERTHRLALLANQLRLIADRELKIFFPVLRQWSPESMMISVQKLHQFYGEILIPFLKGVSSLSEDARSVLPAAYALDNELGQIYTSALEEQKVQHSPRPYLDHYQIEKVSGPLIIDWVIGQHTHILEWTRRALDLEVSSMDWEPLSFHQRQAASIVEVFRILEETVDQLFGMNLPLDITHLQALLSIVFHSLDAYLQRVLNQLVEKNHLYPSAPPLTRYTETAIPLIKKRLNEYKVLDDIMLDRLNELTIPKLCIRLNTLQYIQKQVGVLEDDIRNSWAAVRPSLNQTQAEEEPVEILESDSLTHNETVDELFGTTFNIIRDTAKDIGQKTCDLIGTRVVFWDLRDAFLFHLYRGNVESTRLENFLPDFDTVLDNVCGVIDDAVRDVVVISIYKASLEGFVWVLLDGGPCRAFSDSDIILMEEDLLTLKEFFIADGEGLPESLVEQEAKFAERILHMFSLQTETVIQMLMTASELISMGLDSNKQGHTNLGDAHTLMRVLCHKKDREASKFLKVQYQLPMSSDYDDTPLGDSTSRLPRMSDVLKRSTSIRWNKKRQSSFKSMKKKIQGATNEIRNVGR; encoded by the exons ATGTGTATAACCGGACGACGGATAAAAATGGAGCAGGATTCTCTGCTACAACGTTACCGTCGCGATCGCCGGAAGCTCTTGGAGTTTTTGTTATCTTCCGGTTTGATAAAGGAAGTACGGACGCCGTCCGGCTCCACTCCTCTCTCCGACGCCGACTTCGACAAACTCAGTGCCGATTACATCCTCCACTGTATTAAATCTG GTGGAATCGTTGATGTTTCTGAAGCTTCTAAGAAGTACTATGCAGAATCTGCTCATCCAATAATG ATTCATTCTAAATTAGGAGATTCGTATTTTCTTACTTCTGATCCAGATATAGCTGGATCTCCTCCTCGGCGGGTGCCTCCTTCAACTAGTGTTAGCAGTAATAACCATGCTTCATCTTCATCCAGTAAGCTGGATTCTTTCGACATGAAGAGTGTTGAAACTCATGGGGATGACTATGGTTTGAAACAGAAAGTAGAAGCAGCTGTAGCTAGGGCTTCTTTCACGGATTCTGGAATACCTTCTCTTGGGTTACCTACCCTCAAAACAG GATTGTCTGATGATGACTTGCGGGAATCAGCCTACGAGTTATTGCTTGCATCTATGTTTTTTTCTGG GGTCGAATTGTTTCCGGTTGAGGataggaagaaagaaaagaattcaaaatttttgTCTAGATTAAAGAGTAAAAGGGAAAAACCACATTCACGACCTCAGCTGTCAGAAAGACATTCAGAACTTGTTGATACTATTCGTGCACAAATGCAG ATTTCAGAAGCAATGGATGCATGTATTCGGCGAAATATGGTACAACTTACTGCAAGAAGAACATGTGGGCAAATTGATCTGCCTCAAATCTCATTAGAGCTACTCATTGGCATTTTCAGATCTGATTTTCCTAATGAAAAATCTTATATACAATGGAAGAGTAGACAG GTGAATATACTAGAAGAACTTCTATATTTTTCAGCTGAACTTCCAGAAACAGAACGTGTAATCATTAAAACTTGTCTTGCAAAGATTAGAGATACAAAG GAATGGGATGTTGCAATGTCTCCTGCTCAACGAGTTGAGATTATATCATCTATTAGACAGGTGGCATCAAAAGCGTTCTTCCAGCAGGGGAAGTTTGGTCTGCAAAATGAAACCTATTACTGGCAAGCTGCTTATCATTTGAACATTAGACTTTATGAGAAATTATTGAATGGTGTTTTTGACATTCTTGATGAAGGCCAACTCATAGAG GAAGCAGATGCAATACTGTCACTTATAAAACTGACTTGGTCCACTTTAGGCATCACTGATAAATTGCATGATGCTCTATATGGGTGGGCTCTTGTTCAACAG TTTGTTGACACTGCTGAAGGCACTTTGTTGGAGCATGCTGGTCTTCAGTTGCAGAGAGTTGTATCTGCTAAAGAAGATGACTGTAATGAAGGGCAATATATGAATAGTATAACATGCTTAAAGGAAAGAAATGGCAGTCAAAAAAAGCTAAATCTGGTGCAGTCCATTTTCCTGTCCATAGGCACTTGGTGTGACAGTAAACTACAAGACTATCATCTACATTTTAGTGAG aAACCTGTTCACTTCAAAAAAGTGGTGGCTTTGGCTTCGACTATAGGATTGCTCAGTTCTGCTGATTGTGCTGATAAG GTAATTGTCAATGCTTCTCGTGAGAAAGTTAAAAGTTATGTAGAGAGGTCTGTTGAAGCTGCGATCGGGAGG GTGGCAGTTACTGTTCTTGAATCTAAAGAAAGGACACATCGGTTGGCTCTACTTGCAAACCAACTAAGACTGATTGCTGACAGggagttaaaaatatttttcccagtaTTGCGTCAGTGGTCTCCTGAATCTATGATGATTTCAGTGCAGAAACTACACCAATTTTATGGGGAAATACTG ATTCCATTCCTAAAGGGAGTCTCATCTTTATCTGAAGATGCTAGATCAGTGCTTCCTGCTGCCTATGCCCTGGACAACGAACTTGGCCAAATTTATACTTCTGCTCTTGAGGAACAGAAAGTGCAGCACTCTCCTAGACCATATTTGGACCATTACCAG ATTGAAAAAGTCTCAGGGCCATTAATTATTGATTGGGTGATTGGTCAGCATACTCACATATTGGAATGGACAAGAAGAGCATTGGACCTTGAGGTTAGTTCCATG GATTGGGAGCCGTTGTCATTTCATCAAAGGCAGGCAGCATCAATAGTTGAAGTTTTTAGGATATTGGAGGAG ACAGTGGATCAACTCTTTGGAATGAATCTCCCTCTGGACATTACTCATCTGCAAGCCCTTCTATCTATAGTTTTCCACAGTTTGGATGCATATCTGCAGAGAGTTCTCAATCAGTTAG TTGAGAAGAATCATCTCTACCCATCGGCCCCTCCATTGACTCGTTACACTGAGACAGCTATTCCACTAATTAAGAAGAGGTTGAATGAATACAAAGTCTTAGATGACATCATGCTTGATAGATTGAATGAATTGACAATACCCAAACTCTGCATCCGGCTGAACACCCTTCAG TATATTCAGAAACAGGTTGGCGTACTTGAAGATGACATTCGAAACTCTTGGGCAGCTGTAAGGCCATCCCTTAACCAAACACAGG CTGAAGAAGAGCCTGTGGAGATTTTGGAGAGTGACTCACTAACACATAACGAAACAGTAGATGAACTCTTTGGTACGACCTTTAACATCATCAGGGATACTGCTAAAGATATTGGCCAAAAAACTTGTGACCTGATTG GAACAAGAGTTGTGTTTTGGGATCTTAGAGATGCATTCCTGTTTCATTTATATCGCGGCAATGTTGAAAGCACTCGTTTGGAGAATTTTCTTCCCGATTTCGACACG GTTCTGGACAATGTATGTGGCGTGATAGATGATGCTGTTAGAGATGTTGTAGTTATAAGTATTTATAAGGCTTCATTG GAAGGCTTTGTTTGGGTATTACTTGATGGAGGTCCTTGCCGTGCCTTCTCTGATTCGGATATCATCCTTATGGAAGAAGACCTTTTGACACTAAAG GAATTTTTCATTGCCGATGGAGAAGGCCTTCCAGAGTCTTTAGTTGAGCAGGAAGCAAAATTTGCTGAACGCATTCTTCACATGTTTTCTCTTCAG ACCGAAACTGTTATTCAAATGCTAATGACTGCAAGTGAGCTCATTTCAATGGGATTAGATTCAAACAAACAAGGCCATACAAACTTGGGGGATGCTCACACTTTAATGCGAGTATTATGCCACAAGAAAGATAGGGAGGCATCAAAGTTCTTAAAAGTGCAATATCAGCTACCCATGTCTTCAG ATTATGACGATACTCCCTTAGGGGATTCGACCTCAAGATTGCCTCGTATGTCAGATGTTCTTAAGCGAAGCACCTCAATTCGCTGGAACAAGAAACGACAAAGTAGTTTTAAATCgatgaagaagaaaattcaaGGAGCAACAAACGAAATCAGAAATGTTGGAAGGTAA
- the LOC107929286 gene encoding protein unc-13 homolog isoform X4: MFFSGVELFPVEDRKKEKNSKFLSRLKSKREKPHSRPQLSERHSELVDTIRAQMQISEAMDACIRRNMVQLTARRTCGQIDLPQISLELLIGIFRSDFPNEKSYIQWKSRQVNILEELLYFSAELPETERVIIKTCLAKIRDTKEWDVAMSPAQRVEIISSIRQVASKAFFQQGKFGLQNETYYWQAAYHLNIRLYEKLLNGVFDILDEGQLIEEADAILSLIKLTWSTLGITDKLHDALYGWALVQQFVDTAEGTLLEHAGLQLQRVVSAKEDDCNEGQYMNSITCLKERNGSQKKLNLVQSIFLSIGTWCDSKLQDYHLHFSEKPVHFKKVVALASTIGLLSSADCADKVIVNASREKVKSYVERSVEAAIGRVAVTVLESKERTHRLALLANQLRLIADRELKIFFPVLRQWSPESMMISVQKLHQFYGEILIPFLKGVSSLSEDARSVLPAAYALDNELGQIYTSALEEQKVQHSPRPYLDHYQIEKVSGPLIIDWVIGQHTHILEWTRRALDLEVSSMDWEPLSFHQRQAASIVEVFRILEETVDQLFGMNLPLDITHLQALLSIVFHSLDAYLQRVLNQLVEKNHLYPSAPPLTRYTETAIPLIKKRLNEYKVLDDIMLDRLNELTIPKLCIRLNTLQYIQKQVGVLEDDIRNSWAAVRPSLNQTQAEEEPVEILESDSLTHNETVDELFGTTFNIIRDTAKDIGQKTCDLIGTRVVFWDLRDAFLFHLYRGNVESTRLENFLPDFDTVLDNVCGVIDDAVRDVVVISIYKASLEGFVWVLLDGGPCRAFSDSDIILMEEDLLTLKEFFIADGEGLPESLVEQEAKFAERILHMFSLQTETVIQMLMTASELISMGLDSNKQGHTNLGDAHTLMRVLCHKKDREASKFLKVQYQLPMSSDYDDTPLGDSTSRLPRMSDVLKRSTSIRWNKKRQSSFKSMKKKIQGATNEIRNVGR; this comes from the exons ATGTTTTTTTCTGG GGTCGAATTGTTTCCGGTTGAGGataggaagaaagaaaagaattcaaaatttttgTCTAGATTAAAGAGTAAAAGGGAAAAACCACATTCACGACCTCAGCTGTCAGAAAGACATTCAGAACTTGTTGATACTATTCGTGCACAAATGCAG ATTTCAGAAGCAATGGATGCATGTATTCGGCGAAATATGGTACAACTTACTGCAAGAAGAACATGTGGGCAAATTGATCTGCCTCAAATCTCATTAGAGCTACTCATTGGCATTTTCAGATCTGATTTTCCTAATGAAAAATCTTATATACAATGGAAGAGTAGACAG GTGAATATACTAGAAGAACTTCTATATTTTTCAGCTGAACTTCCAGAAACAGAACGTGTAATCATTAAAACTTGTCTTGCAAAGATTAGAGATACAAAG GAATGGGATGTTGCAATGTCTCCTGCTCAACGAGTTGAGATTATATCATCTATTAGACAGGTGGCATCAAAAGCGTTCTTCCAGCAGGGGAAGTTTGGTCTGCAAAATGAAACCTATTACTGGCAAGCTGCTTATCATTTGAACATTAGACTTTATGAGAAATTATTGAATGGTGTTTTTGACATTCTTGATGAAGGCCAACTCATAGAG GAAGCAGATGCAATACTGTCACTTATAAAACTGACTTGGTCCACTTTAGGCATCACTGATAAATTGCATGATGCTCTATATGGGTGGGCTCTTGTTCAACAG TTTGTTGACACTGCTGAAGGCACTTTGTTGGAGCATGCTGGTCTTCAGTTGCAGAGAGTTGTATCTGCTAAAGAAGATGACTGTAATGAAGGGCAATATATGAATAGTATAACATGCTTAAAGGAAAGAAATGGCAGTCAAAAAAAGCTAAATCTGGTGCAGTCCATTTTCCTGTCCATAGGCACTTGGTGTGACAGTAAACTACAAGACTATCATCTACATTTTAGTGAG aAACCTGTTCACTTCAAAAAAGTGGTGGCTTTGGCTTCGACTATAGGATTGCTCAGTTCTGCTGATTGTGCTGATAAG GTAATTGTCAATGCTTCTCGTGAGAAAGTTAAAAGTTATGTAGAGAGGTCTGTTGAAGCTGCGATCGGGAGG GTGGCAGTTACTGTTCTTGAATCTAAAGAAAGGACACATCGGTTGGCTCTACTTGCAAACCAACTAAGACTGATTGCTGACAGggagttaaaaatatttttcccagtaTTGCGTCAGTGGTCTCCTGAATCTATGATGATTTCAGTGCAGAAACTACACCAATTTTATGGGGAAATACTG ATTCCATTCCTAAAGGGAGTCTCATCTTTATCTGAAGATGCTAGATCAGTGCTTCCTGCTGCCTATGCCCTGGACAACGAACTTGGCCAAATTTATACTTCTGCTCTTGAGGAACAGAAAGTGCAGCACTCTCCTAGACCATATTTGGACCATTACCAG ATTGAAAAAGTCTCAGGGCCATTAATTATTGATTGGGTGATTGGTCAGCATACTCACATATTGGAATGGACAAGAAGAGCATTGGACCTTGAGGTTAGTTCCATG GATTGGGAGCCGTTGTCATTTCATCAAAGGCAGGCAGCATCAATAGTTGAAGTTTTTAGGATATTGGAGGAG ACAGTGGATCAACTCTTTGGAATGAATCTCCCTCTGGACATTACTCATCTGCAAGCCCTTCTATCTATAGTTTTCCACAGTTTGGATGCATATCTGCAGAGAGTTCTCAATCAGTTAG TTGAGAAGAATCATCTCTACCCATCGGCCCCTCCATTGACTCGTTACACTGAGACAGCTATTCCACTAATTAAGAAGAGGTTGAATGAATACAAAGTCTTAGATGACATCATGCTTGATAGATTGAATGAATTGACAATACCCAAACTCTGCATCCGGCTGAACACCCTTCAG TATATTCAGAAACAGGTTGGCGTACTTGAAGATGACATTCGAAACTCTTGGGCAGCTGTAAGGCCATCCCTTAACCAAACACAGG CTGAAGAAGAGCCTGTGGAGATTTTGGAGAGTGACTCACTAACACATAACGAAACAGTAGATGAACTCTTTGGTACGACCTTTAACATCATCAGGGATACTGCTAAAGATATTGGCCAAAAAACTTGTGACCTGATTG GAACAAGAGTTGTGTTTTGGGATCTTAGAGATGCATTCCTGTTTCATTTATATCGCGGCAATGTTGAAAGCACTCGTTTGGAGAATTTTCTTCCCGATTTCGACACG GTTCTGGACAATGTATGTGGCGTGATAGATGATGCTGTTAGAGATGTTGTAGTTATAAGTATTTATAAGGCTTCATTG GAAGGCTTTGTTTGGGTATTACTTGATGGAGGTCCTTGCCGTGCCTTCTCTGATTCGGATATCATCCTTATGGAAGAAGACCTTTTGACACTAAAG GAATTTTTCATTGCCGATGGAGAAGGCCTTCCAGAGTCTTTAGTTGAGCAGGAAGCAAAATTTGCTGAACGCATTCTTCACATGTTTTCTCTTCAG ACCGAAACTGTTATTCAAATGCTAATGACTGCAAGTGAGCTCATTTCAATGGGATTAGATTCAAACAAACAAGGCCATACAAACTTGGGGGATGCTCACACTTTAATGCGAGTATTATGCCACAAGAAAGATAGGGAGGCATCAAAGTTCTTAAAAGTGCAATATCAGCTACCCATGTCTTCAG ATTATGACGATACTCCCTTAGGGGATTCGACCTCAAGATTGCCTCGTATGTCAGATGTTCTTAAGCGAAGCACCTCAATTCGCTGGAACAAGAAACGACAAAGTAGTTTTAAATCgatgaagaagaaaattcaaGGAGCAACAAACGAAATCAGAAATGTTGGAAGGTAA